In Kitasatospora gansuensis, a genomic segment contains:
- a CDS encoding VOC family protein has protein sequence MQITAAAISLTVDRVEPSATFLTSHFGFQETMAADGFASLAREGAPNVVFLRRGLEVLPEGFRDQHAAGVILAFVVTDLAAEYARLRAEGVPITMELREEPWGERLFQVTDPNGVTVQLVEWATAE, from the coding sequence ATGCAGATCACCGCCGCCGCCATCTCGCTCACCGTCGACCGGGTCGAGCCCTCCGCCACCTTCCTGACCAGCCACTTCGGCTTCCAGGAGACGATGGCCGCCGACGGCTTCGCCTCGCTCGCCCGGGAGGGCGCCCCCAACGTGGTCTTCCTGCGGCGCGGGCTGGAGGTGCTGCCGGAGGGCTTCCGGGACCAGCACGCCGCCGGGGTGATCCTGGCCTTCGTGGTGACCGACCTGGCCGCCGAGTACGCCCGCCTCCGGGCCGAAGGCGTGCCGATCACCATGGAGCTGCGCGAGGAGCCCTGGGGCGAGCGCCTGTTCCAGGTCACCGACCCCAACGGCGTGACCGTCCAGCTCGTCGAGTGGGCCACCGCCGAATAG
- a CDS encoding DUF4407 domain-containing protein, whose protein sequence is MAYPEPELVFRPTAPSGGLGRAIRRVAGVVEDVLDWVPEERRRYTWMGLVIVNTGLFAGVSLLSAMNRFLGAPWYLLLIPALLWSWVIVCLDGMMIASSHGKLGAGRWRALLPRLALSVLLGLFIAEPLILRVFEPAIHQEVKEHRIATVGNYEDLLHRCNPLDSLRSTAGECRDNPVSVPDTRAAAKQRHGDAKAARDRLGSDVDRLGKLMRDQQTLAHDECTGASRQGTTGRAGIGLNCLQDRRELEGTTALLAQQQVLLDQAAGELARYASEESAAARTYTEALNKEIERAVAERKATQGRIDLLDEVAALDRLADRNWVVGLTEWLARLVLIVLDCLPVLVKVMSGTTAYDRRLARQLAADETLHEARKELEETLGMSDTKVRLSQLRYQERQRLAALDQADLDKQASREAEVDAEIEALAAKFRRQSRPNAEPPSPHDLGELADDDRYRREPVGY, encoded by the coding sequence GTGGCGTACCCGGAGCCCGAGTTGGTGTTCCGGCCAACGGCACCGAGCGGCGGTCTGGGCCGGGCGATCCGGCGGGTGGCCGGGGTGGTCGAGGATGTCCTGGACTGGGTGCCGGAGGAGCGCCGACGGTACACCTGGATGGGTCTGGTGATCGTCAATACCGGCCTGTTCGCCGGGGTTTCGCTGCTCAGCGCGATGAACCGCTTCCTCGGGGCGCCGTGGTACCTGTTGCTGATCCCGGCGCTGCTCTGGTCGTGGGTGATCGTCTGCCTGGACGGCATGATGATCGCCAGTTCGCACGGCAAGCTCGGAGCCGGGCGCTGGCGCGCGTTGCTGCCCCGGCTGGCGCTCTCCGTCCTGCTCGGGCTCTTCATCGCGGAACCGCTGATCCTGCGGGTATTCGAGCCGGCCATCCATCAGGAGGTCAAGGAGCACCGGATCGCCACGGTGGGCAACTACGAGGACCTGCTGCACCGTTGCAACCCGCTCGACAGTTTGCGCTCCACGGCGGGGGAGTGCCGGGACAACCCGGTCTCTGTCCCCGACACCCGGGCGGCGGCCAAGCAGCGCCACGGCGACGCCAAAGCAGCCCGGGACCGGCTCGGCAGTGACGTGGACCGGCTCGGGAAGCTGATGCGGGATCAGCAGACGCTGGCTCACGACGAGTGCACTGGCGCCTCCCGTCAGGGCACCACGGGGCGAGCCGGGATCGGCCTCAACTGCCTTCAGGACCGTAGGGAGTTGGAGGGTACGACGGCTCTCCTCGCCCAGCAGCAGGTCCTGCTGGACCAGGCGGCCGGAGAGCTCGCCCGGTACGCGAGCGAGGAGAGCGCGGCCGCTCGGACGTACACCGAGGCGCTGAACAAGGAGATCGAGCGGGCGGTCGCCGAGCGGAAGGCCACCCAGGGCCGGATCGACCTGCTGGACGAGGTGGCGGCACTGGACCGGCTGGCAGACCGCAATTGGGTGGTTGGGCTGACCGAGTGGCTGGCCCGGCTGGTGCTGATCGTGCTGGACTGCCTGCCTGTCCTGGTCAAGGTGATGAGCGGCACCACTGCCTACGACCGGCGACTGGCCCGGCAGTTGGCGGCCGACGAGACGCTGCACGAGGCTCGGAAGGAGCTTGAGGAGACTCTCGGCATGTCGGACACCAAAGTCCGCCTCTCCCAGCTGCGCTACCAGGAGCGACAGCGCCTGGCCGCGCTCGACCAGGCCGACCTGGACAAGCAGGCCAGTCGAGAGGCCGAGGTGGACGCCGAGATCGAGGCCTTGGCCGCCAAGTTCAGGCGCCAGAGCCGTCCGAACGCCGAGCCGCCCAGCCCACACGACCTGGGCGAACTGGCCGACGATGACCGCTACCGACGGGAGCCGGTGGGGTACTGA